A single Mucilaginibacter inviolabilis DNA region contains:
- a CDS encoding ligase-associated DNA damage response exonuclease — translation MAKKPLLEFTDRGIYCTRGKFYIDPWQPVHDAVITHAHADHAYPGHKHYLAHHLSREVLLYRLGEIRLQTVEYGETVMKNGVSISLYPAGHVIGSAQIRVEYQGEVWVVSGDYKVEDDGISTPFEPVKCHHFISECTFGMPVYTWKPQVQIFDDINNWWRDNLHNNMATVLVGYSLGKAQRILQNLDLFNGKVYTHGVIENTNEALRRNGVLLNPTERITPDSAKEEVRKGIILAPPSSVGTPWMSKFQPYSFGYCSGWMAIRGAKRRRAADRGFVLSDHADWNGLISAIDATGCESVYLTHGYTATFSRYLNEIGFDAHEVHTLYGDDEEASLQSPPEEKQEDQDKNESNVLSFGEDLGETGGAVS, via the coding sequence ATGGCTAAAAAACCATTATTGGAGTTTACCGACAGGGGGATTTATTGCACCCGGGGCAAGTTTTATATTGATCCCTGGCAGCCTGTTCATGATGCTGTGATCACCCATGCACATGCCGATCATGCTTACCCGGGGCACAAACATTATCTGGCGCATCATCTGTCAAGGGAAGTATTGCTTTATCGCCTTGGCGAAATTCGGCTGCAAACCGTGGAGTATGGCGAAACAGTGATGAAAAACGGCGTATCCATTTCGCTATATCCGGCAGGGCATGTAATCGGTTCGGCACAGATCAGGGTGGAGTACCAGGGCGAGGTTTGGGTAGTATCCGGCGATTATAAGGTAGAGGATGATGGTATTTCAACCCCGTTTGAACCCGTAAAATGTCACCACTTTATTTCGGAATGTACCTTTGGTATGCCGGTTTACACCTGGAAGCCCCAAGTGCAGATATTTGACGACATCAATAACTGGTGGCGCGATAACCTGCACAATAATATGGCTACGGTTTTGGTAGGCTATTCCTTAGGCAAAGCCCAGCGCATACTGCAAAATCTCGATCTGTTTAACGGCAAGGTGTACACCCATGGCGTTATTGAAAATACCAACGAGGCTTTGCGCCGTAACGGTGTACTATTAAATCCAACGGAAAGAATTACCCCCGACTCTGCTAAAGAAGAAGTACGAAAAGGGATCATCCTGGCGCCGCCATCATCGGTAGGAACGCCCTGGATGAGCAAATTTCAGCCTTATAGCTTTGGCTATTGCTCGGGCTGGATGGCTATTCGCGGAGCCAAACGCCGGCGGGCGGCCGACCGTGGTTTTGTACTCTCTGATCATGCCGATTGGAACGGACTCATCAGTGCCATTGATGCCACCGGCTGCGAAAGCGTTTACCTTACCCATGGCTATACTGCCACGTTTTCAAGATATTTAAATGAGATAGGTTTTGATGCCCACGAGGTGCATACCTTGTATGGAGATGATGAGGAGGCTTCACTTCAGTCTCCTCCGGAGGAAAAGCAAGAAGACCAGGATAAAAATGAAAGTAATGTCCTCTCCTTTGGAGAAGATTTAGGTGAGACTGGAGGGGCAGTTTCATGA
- a CDS encoding carboxy terminal-processing peptidase codes for MFKKVYLVLLLAAALACKASPSKPIKVPGSTDLQPDEQQSVVCKQITSLILNHNYKKVDLNDSISTVVFDRYIKLLDENHSYFLASDIKDFEKYKTVLDDDLKSGNLNNAFYIFNVFQKRYLEHVNYSLAQINSNFDFNKDENFVYDRDKLPWPATQADMDAMWTQRVKYDLLNLKLANSDMAKNKETLKKRYQNLLTQANKLSNQDVFQYFMDAFTEAIDPHTNYFNPSNAANFNIEMSRQLEGIGASLLTENEYVTIKTVVPGGPADKSHQVNINDRIVGVAQGKTGEFQNIIGWRVDNAIAIIRGSKGTVVKLEILPAGAGAGSKPKIVELVREKIILKDQSAKKEIRTYNSNGKAVKIGVISIPAFYIDFNDYKAGNPNYKSTTHDVKLILDTLKQQNVDGVIIDLRENGGGSLMEAIELTGLFVKTGPVVQVKDTQGQIEVDKDDDPAIAYSGPLSILVDRFSASASEIFAGAIQDYGRGIIMGSQTYGKGSVQSAIDLDRVLGSPIRDKINQLAGAATGGKKPISTGSQSTYGQLNLTIAKFYRISGNSTQHKGVTPDISFPSLIPLDKYGEDTEPSAMPFDIIAKTDYTKVGNFNTVLPQLQKLHDQRMATSDSYKYMLEDIADFKKHDAEDSVTLNEAALKKQRDADEKKAFERNNLRRIAFGLPALKKGQTKPKDEDLDFVKKEAGQIMTDYISLEPKLTSTGMKP; via the coding sequence CAACTACAAAAAGGTTGACCTGAATGATTCTATTTCAACCGTGGTTTTTGATCGTTACATTAAACTGTTGGACGAAAACCACAGCTATTTTTTAGCATCTGATATCAAAGATTTTGAAAAATATAAAACCGTTTTAGACGACGATCTGAAAAGCGGGAATTTGAATAATGCGTTTTATATATTCAACGTATTTCAAAAAAGGTATCTGGAGCATGTAAACTATTCTTTGGCGCAGATCAATTCAAACTTTGATTTCAATAAAGATGAAAACTTTGTTTATGATCGTGATAAACTGCCATGGCCGGCTACACAGGCTGATATGGACGCCATGTGGACACAACGTGTAAAATACGATCTGTTGAATTTAAAATTGGCCAACAGCGATATGGCTAAAAATAAGGAAACGCTTAAAAAACGTTACCAGAATTTATTAACGCAGGCCAATAAGCTATCCAACCAAGATGTTTTCCAGTACTTTATGGATGCCTTTACCGAGGCTATTGATCCGCACACTAATTACTTTAATCCATCAAATGCGGCCAACTTTAATATCGAAATGTCGCGCCAGTTGGAAGGTATCGGCGCTTCGCTGCTTACCGAAAACGAATATGTGACTATAAAAACAGTAGTTCCGGGTGGTCCGGCAGATAAAAGCCACCAGGTTAACATCAACGACCGTATAGTAGGTGTGGCCCAGGGCAAAACCGGCGAATTCCAGAATATCATAGGCTGGAGGGTTGATAATGCTATTGCCATCATCCGCGGATCAAAAGGTACCGTAGTTAAATTGGAAATATTACCAGCAGGTGCAGGTGCCGGCAGCAAACCAAAAATTGTTGAACTGGTACGTGAAAAGATCATCCTGAAAGATCAATCGGCCAAAAAAGAGATCCGTACTTATAACAGCAATGGTAAAGCGGTTAAAATAGGGGTGATATCTATCCCGGCTTTCTATATCGACTTTAACGATTATAAAGCAGGTAACCCGAATTACAAAAGCACCACCCACGATGTTAAGCTGATACTGGACACCCTGAAACAACAAAATGTAGACGGTGTGATCATTGACCTGCGCGAAAATGGCGGTGGATCTTTAATGGAAGCCATTGAGCTTACCGGTTTATTCGTTAAAACCGGTCCGGTAGTACAGGTTAAAGATACCCAGGGTCAGATAGAGGTAGATAAAGATGATGATCCTGCAATAGCCTATTCAGGTCCGTTGAGTATCCTGGTTGATCGTTTCAGTGCATCAGCATCCGAAATATTTGCCGGGGCGATACAGGATTATGGTCGTGGTATTATCATGGGTTCACAAACTTATGGTAAAGGATCGGTTCAAAGCGCTATTGATCTGGACAGGGTTTTAGGTTCGCCGATACGTGATAAAATTAACCAGCTGGCAGGCGCCGCAACTGGAGGGAAGAAACCAATATCAACCGGCAGCCAAAGCACTTACGGACAGCTTAACCTTACTATTGCCAAGTTTTACCGCATCAGTGGTAATTCAACACAGCATAAAGGGGTAACACCGGATATTTCATTCCCATCATTAATTCCGCTGGATAAATATGGTGAGGATACCGAGCCTTCGGCTATGCCATTTGATATCATCGCTAAAACTGATTATACCAAAGTAGGCAACTTTAATACGGTTTTACCGCAGCTGCAGAAACTGCATGATCAGCGTATGGCTACCAGCGATAGCTATAAATATATGCTGGAAGATATTGCCGATTTCAAAAAACATGATGCCGAAGACAGCGTAACCCTGAACGAAGCCGCCCTAAAGAAACAACGCGATGCCGACGAAAAGAAAGCATTTGAACGTAATAACCTGCGTAGGATAGCTTTCGGTTTACCGGCCCTTAAAAAAGGACAAACCAAACCCAAAGATGAGGATCTGGATTTTGTAAAAAAAGAAGCCGGCCAGATCATGACCGACTACATTAGCCTGGAGCCCAAACTAACCAGCACCGGGATGAAACCATAA